A single genomic interval of Shewanella psychropiezotolerans harbors:
- a CDS encoding DNA-J related domain-containing protein, translated as MLFAKSSTSISAITEKSPDTSLCDIKEDNPLIWPLLSLLKASNRSWKVHHLAAKLQQQGLMHHLDDDQQKALFKTNFLLMNALFELQQLLLPQHWLQVKAMEIQIYRVLPLNLVTSLKEDDALRDYYLNWLNYDTCPNIIQEMLESFWSRYEDYIGTSPNLMHNSQALSVFELKGDATDKQIRKQWRKLALIWHPDRPNGDAAQFRKVCEAWQTLRDKR; from the coding sequence ATGCTATTTGCTAAAAGTTCAACTTCGATTTCAGCAATAACAGAAAAGAGTCCTGATACCAGCCTCTGTGACATCAAGGAGGATAACCCTTTGATTTGGCCGTTGTTAAGCCTACTCAAAGCCTCTAACAGAAGCTGGAAAGTACATCACCTCGCGGCCAAACTCCAACAACAAGGCTTGATGCATCATCTAGACGATGATCAACAGAAAGCCCTCTTCAAAACCAATTTTCTCCTAATGAACGCCCTCTTCGAGCTGCAGCAACTCCTCCTACCACAACATTGGTTACAAGTTAAGGCCATGGAGATTCAAATTTACAGGGTTTTACCCCTAAATCTAGTCACTAGCCTCAAGGAAGATGACGCCTTGAGAGATTACTATCTCAATTGGCTCAATTACGATACCTGCCCCAACATCATTCAGGAAATGCTCGAGTCTTTCTGGAGTCGATACGAAGACTACATAGGTACTAGCCCCAACTTGATGCATAACAGTCAGGCATTATCGGTATTTGAGTTAAAGGGCGATGCAACAGATAAACAGATCCGCAAGCAATGGCGCAAATTAGCCCTGATATGGCACCCAGATCGCCCTAATGGAGATGCAGCTCAATTTCGTAAAGTTTGTGAAGCGTGGCAGACTTTAAGAGATAAACGTTAA
- a CDS encoding CHASE domain-containing protein, whose amino-acid sequence MRTFSIFSNYLVLFFILVGIILSAGIGYSFYQNETLTIESDFRRDVDDKAAALERELLINLEVLYAVKGLYNSSDDVTEGEFRKLASSFLVRHQNIKALEWIPRVSLEQREKYEQQRRQLHPDFEFTEREFQGSMIRATERKEYFPVYYVEPMEGNEVAFGFDLASNPKRDKILKKSRDLDLSLATASITLVQEISNQKGFLMFMPIYRGEPNTLIKRREKLIGFVLGVYRIGDMFETAIKYTGAQGINLKLIDNTGVLAEQLYSNFSIDQRQNTTQLQLTYNKPLSRFGGRQWTLVSTPTLGYIAERRSLLPFISFAFGILFVLLCGAYTSAVIRRSSLIKVEVEERTQDLNEAKLELEELSHTDGLTKIANRRKFDEQFEKEWQRAVRSNISLSLIMIDIDNFKQFNDHYGHLAGDQCLRDVAKSLKSTMSRNTDLVARYGGEEFVILLPNTNEPALLADKCRMSIEKLHIPHEPSSVSEYVTISLGVISANPTQNSDPLAFSAKADKLLYLAKDLGKNRVCIEEPLILQKGDVIDFKAPKQ is encoded by the coding sequence ATGCGTACATTCAGCATTTTCTCTAACTATTTAGTTCTATTTTTCATCTTGGTTGGCATCATACTGTCTGCAGGGATTGGATATAGCTTTTATCAAAATGAGACATTGACCATAGAGTCCGATTTTAGGCGAGATGTTGATGATAAGGCGGCAGCCTTAGAACGAGAGCTCTTGATTAATTTAGAAGTGCTTTATGCGGTTAAGGGCTTATACAATAGTTCAGATGATGTGACCGAGGGTGAATTTAGAAAGCTGGCAAGTAGCTTCTTGGTTAGGCATCAGAACATAAAGGCATTAGAGTGGATCCCCAGAGTAAGCTTGGAACAGCGCGAAAAATATGAGCAGCAAAGAAGACAACTGCACCCTGATTTTGAATTCACCGAGCGTGAATTTCAGGGGAGTATGATCCGAGCGACTGAGCGAAAGGAGTATTTTCCTGTCTATTATGTCGAGCCAATGGAAGGCAATGAGGTGGCATTCGGTTTTGACTTAGCATCAAATCCCAAACGCGACAAAATTCTCAAAAAATCACGAGATCTAGACCTCTCATTGGCGACCGCCAGCATTACTCTGGTACAGGAAATTTCCAATCAGAAGGGATTTCTGATGTTTATGCCTATCTATCGAGGTGAACCTAATACGTTAATTAAACGTCGAGAGAAGTTGATTGGCTTCGTGCTCGGGGTGTATAGAATCGGAGATATGTTCGAAACAGCGATCAAGTATACAGGCGCCCAAGGCATTAACTTAAAATTGATTGATAATACCGGGGTCTTGGCCGAGCAACTCTATTCAAATTTTTCTATCGACCAACGTCAAAATACGACTCAGCTTCAGCTCACTTACAATAAACCCTTGAGTCGATTTGGAGGGCGACAGTGGACATTAGTGTCGACTCCGACGCTTGGCTATATCGCAGAACGTAGAAGTTTATTACCTTTCATTAGTTTTGCATTTGGTATTTTATTCGTACTTCTTTGTGGTGCGTATACCTCTGCCGTTATTCGACGTAGCTCTTTAATCAAGGTCGAGGTAGAAGAGCGAACCCAAGATCTGAATGAAGCCAAATTGGAGCTGGAAGAATTATCCCATACCGATGGTTTGACCAAGATTGCCAATCGTCGCAAATTCGATGAGCAATTCGAAAAAGAATGGCAGAGAGCCGTTCGAAGCAATATTTCACTTTCCCTCATCATGATCGATATTGATAACTTTAAGCAGTTTAATGATCATTATGGACATTTGGCGGGAGACCAATGTTTGCGGGATGTGGCCAAGTCATTGAAGAGTACCATGAGCCGTAACACAGACTTAGTCGCTCGGTATGGTGGTGAAGAGTTCGTTATTTTATTGCCAAATACCAATGAACCCGCACTCTTGGCGGATAAGTGTCGAATGAGTATTGAAAAATTACATATTCCCCATGAGCCCTCGAGCGTCTCTGAATATGTGACCATCAGTCTTGGAGTGATCAGCGCAAATCCGACTCAGAACAGCGACCCTTTGGCTTTCAGTGCGAAAGCAGATAAATTATTATATCTAGCCAAAGACTTAGGCAAAAACAGAGTATGCATCGAGGAGCCGTTAATCCTACAGAAGGGGGATGTGATAGATTTTAAAGCACCGAAGCAGTAA
- a CDS encoding lipopolysaccharide biosynthesis protein — translation MMQTTAIERVKSAFIAGLWATLASITIGFGFKIWLAQWVAKEDLALYHTSIDIISLSLILMTGFRSSMVVSYSQTQNDKDITNIFRYSLITMVLLTWGVVLPYIKHTLHIPVEYFHLVGIILGMGFKVYFTNQIAMYRMYNISNKVTWMEPLAQILVFFICFYLLGQAAIASLFISMMLSSLAMAGFMFISRRKQIATTPLDSVNMDSSLVSFVKKSFTASLEAGASILMIYITVLLTVAHFSIEELGDFQVVVRPVITYLTLLFVFPIYRFVLPELAVCVRNSDIQQIKQIKKWIYKLAAIVGSGFFITMLLFSHDIVAWVFPPEYTQAAPVLMHFSMFFIFMILNAYQLAFIKAHGLFTQSLMIRISGICGLIVSYYIYSEVTDNVVAVILALGTGYLLMFILSSLVERQIHRREHCNMPMEQKIK, via the coding sequence ATGATGCAAACAACAGCTATCGAACGAGTTAAGTCTGCTTTTATCGCCGGGCTTTGGGCAACCTTGGCCAGTATAACTATCGGCTTCGGCTTTAAAATTTGGCTGGCACAATGGGTAGCCAAAGAAGATCTGGCTCTGTATCACACCAGCATAGATATCATCTCACTGTCTCTGATCTTGATGACTGGCTTTCGCTCTTCCATGGTGGTGAGCTACTCGCAAACACAGAATGATAAAGATATAACCAATATTTTTCGTTATAGCCTGATCACTATGGTATTGCTCACCTGGGGAGTTGTCTTACCTTATATCAAGCACACATTACATATCCCAGTGGAGTACTTCCATTTGGTCGGTATCATCTTAGGCATGGGGTTCAAGGTCTACTTTACCAATCAGATAGCCATGTATCGTATGTACAATATTTCCAACAAGGTGACTTGGATGGAGCCCTTAGCCCAGATCTTAGTCTTCTTTATCTGCTTCTATCTGTTAGGGCAAGCCGCCATTGCCTCGCTATTCATTTCCATGATGCTCTCCTCTCTCGCCATGGCTGGCTTCATGTTTATCAGCCGACGAAAACAGATAGCGACGACGCCTTTAGACTCGGTAAATATGGACTCTAGCCTAGTCAGCTTCGTGAAAAAAAGTTTTACCGCATCCCTGGAGGCTGGGGCTAGCATCTTGATGATCTACATTACCGTGCTACTCACAGTCGCTCACTTTAGCATCGAAGAGCTCGGAGACTTTCAGGTGGTTGTTAGACCTGTGATTACCTATCTGACACTGCTGTTCGTTTTTCCTATCTATCGATTCGTATTGCCTGAACTCGCTGTATGTGTACGAAATTCTGACATCCAGCAAATTAAACAGATAAAAAAGTGGATTTATAAGCTGGCCGCCATAGTCGGTTCAGGTTTCTTCATTACTATGCTTTTATTCAGCCATGACATAGTCGCTTGGGTGTTCCCGCCTGAATACACTCAGGCTGCACCTGTGCTAATGCACTTTTCCATGTTCTTCATCTTCATGATACTTAACGCCTATCAGCTAGCTTTTATTAAAGCCCACGGCTTGTTTACCCAAAGCTTGATGATCAGAATCAGCGGCATTTGTGGACTGATAGTGAGCTACTATATTTATAGCGAGGTTACTGACAATGTCGTGGCGGTGATCTTAGCCCTAGGTACCGGCTACCTCTTGATGTTTATCTTATCGAGCTTGGTAGAGAGGCAGATCCACAGAAGAGAACACTGCAATATGCCTATGGAGCAGAAGATAAAATAA
- a CDS encoding endonuclease/exonuclease/phosphatase family protein has product MLSTSSNSHYRLKIASFNLFNFIAPPDAFYEFDNIYTQEQWQKKLNWIAKYLNEHQPDVIAFQEVFSPDELETLTKACGLDYFSVLDSPQVMDDFIYSKPVVALASRYPIKEAVSVSADKEWAAQMGLMSEFEFSRKPLRATVELPKLGLCDCYVVHFKSKRALFDAQDIKVNSATSSFRKSTAGTELNTGQLLAMEALGRWGSSVQRGSEAALLRYAMVERRSQTQNPMILMGDFNDMLSDGVLAALTSVDTRIKPQADMSQGAMGGWLIS; this is encoded by the coding sequence TTGTTATCAACTTCTTCCAATAGCCATTATCGATTAAAGATAGCCAGCTTTAATCTGTTTAATTTTATTGCGCCTCCCGATGCCTTCTATGAATTTGACAATATTTACACTCAGGAACAGTGGCAGAAGAAGCTAAACTGGATTGCTAAGTACCTTAATGAGCACCAGCCTGATGTGATAGCTTTTCAGGAGGTGTTTAGTCCTGATGAACTGGAGACCCTCACTAAAGCTTGTGGCCTGGACTACTTTAGCGTGCTGGACTCACCTCAGGTCATGGACGATTTTATTTATAGCAAGCCAGTCGTTGCATTGGCTTCTCGTTATCCTATCAAGGAAGCGGTTTCGGTTAGCGCCGATAAAGAGTGGGCGGCGCAGATGGGGCTAATGAGTGAGTTTGAATTTAGTCGCAAACCGCTTAGGGCTACGGTTGAGTTGCCTAAACTTGGCTTGTGTGATTGTTATGTGGTGCACTTTAAGTCTAAGCGCGCCCTGTTCGATGCACAGGATATTAAGGTTAATTCCGCTACAAGCTCCTTTAGAAAAAGTACTGCAGGTACTGAACTGAATACCGGCCAATTACTGGCCATGGAGGCGCTGGGGCGTTGGGGCTCGAGTGTTCAGCGAGGCAGCGAAGCTGCGCTGTTGCGTTATGCCATGGTTGAACGTCGAAGTCAGACACAAAATCCTATGATATTGATGGGGGATTTTAATGACATGTTGAGCGATGGTGTGCTCGCAGCACTAACCTCAGTCGATACCCGCATCAAACCTCAAGCTGATATGAGTCAGGGAGCCATGGGGGGGTGGCTCATCAGTTAG
- a CDS encoding BamA/TamA family outer membrane protein, with protein MKQTTFLSSTVSVFLGLLISASIFAAPAANVKTSVNRTESANRVKESLVLPYLFSSESMGLNIGVGGMLNGYYQDHMTIGGTIFGGDVSKAAGGGVWNFLLPNTERFYLSAYGMMGYYPKQRAYAGGTQDFIPANTPLPGSNDSDNTQYLEADGSSNWFDIKLEYALPIGATADKGSVKYQLKDGLLISEPSGGGDWNPLEHGATVVVLRQFNRYQSFEFEEGESDGTIHAIELGILYDNTDFSINPSRGSSQYFSISHDAAWLDSDNQWTFLNLDMSKYFSFGESDYAHQRILALNFWTGYSPSWELEYDGLGGQKVVNNAPYNEAATLGGFYRMRGFDQNRFHDKAAIYGSAEYRYTLKYNPIEDVNWLKFLKIDWFQLVGFVEAGRVGAQYTASELLTDLKYDAGFSLRFLAAGLVVRTDIAISDEGSNTWVMVDHPF; from the coding sequence ATGAAGCAAACTACTTTTTTATCTTCTACTGTTTCAGTCTTCTTAGGCCTGCTAATCAGTGCTTCCATTTTCGCAGCTCCCGCGGCCAATGTGAAAACATCGGTTAATCGCACCGAATCGGCCAACAGAGTAAAGGAGAGCTTAGTCTTGCCTTACCTCTTCAGTTCAGAGTCCATGGGATTGAATATCGGTGTCGGCGGCATGCTCAATGGTTACTATCAAGATCATATGACCATTGGCGGGACAATATTTGGCGGCGACGTCAGCAAGGCGGCCGGCGGTGGTGTCTGGAACTTCCTGCTGCCGAATACAGAGCGTTTCTATTTAAGTGCCTACGGTATGATGGGTTACTATCCTAAACAGCGCGCCTATGCTGGTGGCACTCAAGATTTTATTCCCGCCAATACGCCTCTTCCCGGGAGTAATGACTCGGACAATACTCAGTATCTTGAAGCCGATGGCTCGTCGAATTGGTTCGATATTAAACTTGAATATGCCCTTCCCATAGGAGCTACTGCCGATAAAGGCTCGGTGAAGTATCAGCTCAAAGATGGCCTGTTAATTTCTGAGCCTAGTGGGGGCGGGGATTGGAATCCTCTGGAGCATGGAGCGACCGTAGTAGTATTGCGTCAGTTCAATCGTTACCAGAGTTTTGAATTCGAAGAGGGAGAGTCTGATGGTACTATCCACGCTATCGAGCTGGGGATCTTGTATGACAACACCGATTTCTCGATTAACCCGTCTAGAGGCAGTAGCCAATATTTCTCTATCTCCCACGATGCCGCCTGGCTCGATTCAGACAATCAGTGGACATTTTTAAACTTAGACATGAGCAAGTATTTTTCCTTCGGCGAGTCAGATTATGCTCATCAGAGAATTCTGGCGTTAAACTTCTGGACCGGATACTCACCCTCCTGGGAACTGGAGTATGACGGTTTAGGTGGTCAGAAAGTGGTGAATAATGCCCCTTATAATGAGGCGGCAACCTTAGGCGGCTTCTATCGCATGCGTGGTTTCGATCAGAATCGTTTCCATGATAAGGCTGCTATTTACGGCTCAGCAGAATATCGATATACCCTGAAATATAACCCCATAGAAGATGTGAATTGGCTTAAGTTTCTCAAGATTGATTGGTTTCAACTGGTGGGTTTCGTCGAGGCCGGAAGAGTGGGCGCGCAATATACTGCCAGTGAGCTGTTAACAGATCTTAAATATGATGCCGGCTTCTCTTTGCGCTTTCTAGCCGCAGGTCTGGTCGTGAGGACTGATATTGCGATTTCAGATGAAGGTAGTAACACTTGGGTGATGGTGGATCATCCGTTCTAA
- a CDS encoding FUSC family protein, which translates to MQGKDSSQIEQSRWSWLNFSFWLWPFCLSEKFKFASRVALSLTLAYLIPMAMGWPQASTAATTVMLIASTGSRRESLAKGTYRVIGTLIGAVIGLLLVGFFAQERILYMLVVSVVVSLIFYFRNAYKKDPSVFMLTGVMVLMMSNGGDANGAFIYGVDRAFMTAFGVVVFTLVSVFLFPVKTEQNLKALAHDLNRIQGQIFHLLTHSKVTQVQAEPAKSMSLERPEESAEQTDVSSLVKQLFAAQGALDQRYTSISAECSDVSAYKKEWDLALLYYKQISELLIFVAESGSHGVKEGTELRLERFITDYDQTVQKLAALFIESEQAWEDKERTCEVIEYRVTLDEEALETCTHLGRGKVLTFAYLLNQLHEKLSRLTATISCIDSVTGKVDFSERFPKALSQFIWWDAENAKTAIKVFVTYWVAGLIWIYFNPPGGYTFVVFSVIYMSLLSFLPVHPVMLLVLFTFGFLFAVPAYVFVLPGLTLGAELGVFIFIYTFVAFYLFKGPVTIFFLMGLFVLGIDNTMHYNFAVLLSVMMMFYLVVLMIILSYYFPFSSRPEHLFLVMRERFFRHAAGVILCHQTLKPNGLQRLKTDWHQMTMNVTVKKLTLWSAKINNKQFQQTTPQALAAFCAACEMLNNHLNIFVSSQSKFATNELVLQGRHSFKDKVLLPMTKSLAGGYKQEASDKVFLGYELDYEATELQLEDYLNGLDLSLYSATDISGFYIFLNLKKNVFDAISQCQRTYEDISWNNLRQKRF; encoded by the coding sequence ATGCAAGGTAAGGACTCAAGTCAAATTGAGCAATCCAGATGGTCGTGGCTGAATTTTAGTTTCTGGCTATGGCCCTTTTGCCTGAGCGAGAAATTCAAGTTTGCCTCGAGAGTTGCCTTGAGTCTGACTCTGGCTTATCTCATTCCCATGGCTATGGGTTGGCCTCAGGCATCGACGGCCGCCACCACTGTGATGTTGATCGCTTCTACCGGCAGTCGCCGCGAGTCTCTCGCCAAGGGTACTTATAGGGTGATTGGCACCTTGATTGGTGCCGTTATCGGCTTACTGCTGGTGGGGTTCTTCGCTCAAGAGCGCATCCTCTACATGTTAGTGGTCTCTGTGGTGGTCTCACTCATCTTCTATTTTCGCAATGCCTATAAGAAAGACCCCAGTGTGTTTATGCTCACCGGGGTGATGGTATTGATGATGTCCAATGGCGGCGATGCCAACGGCGCCTTTATCTATGGTGTTGATCGGGCCTTTATGACGGCATTCGGCGTGGTGGTGTTTACCTTGGTCAGTGTATTCCTGTTTCCGGTCAAGACAGAGCAAAACCTCAAGGCATTAGCCCATGATCTGAATCGAATACAGGGACAGATTTTTCATCTTCTGACGCATTCTAAGGTGACGCAGGTTCAAGCCGAACCCGCTAAATCAATGTCCCTGGAGCGTCCCGAAGAGTCGGCAGAGCAAACAGATGTGTCATCTCTGGTGAAGCAGCTCTTCGCTGCGCAGGGGGCCTTGGATCAGAGGTACACTTCAATCAGCGCCGAGTGCAGCGATGTCTCGGCCTATAAGAAGGAGTGGGACCTGGCCCTGCTCTATTATAAGCAGATCTCTGAGTTGCTAATTTTTGTCGCCGAGTCGGGCTCTCACGGTGTGAAAGAGGGCACAGAGTTAAGGCTAGAGCGCTTTATCACAGATTACGATCAAACTGTCCAAAAGCTAGCGGCACTTTTTATCGAGTCAGAGCAGGCTTGGGAAGATAAAGAACGCACATGTGAAGTCATCGAGTACAGAGTGACTTTAGATGAAGAAGCGCTAGAAACCTGCACTCATCTTGGCAGAGGCAAGGTGCTGACTTTCGCCTACTTGCTCAATCAGCTCCATGAAAAGTTGTCGCGGTTGACGGCGACCATCAGCTGCATAGATTCTGTGACCGGTAAGGTGGACTTCAGCGAGCGCTTCCCTAAGGCACTCTCTCAGTTTATCTGGTGGGATGCGGAGAATGCCAAGACGGCTATAAAGGTATTCGTTACCTATTGGGTCGCGGGACTCATCTGGATCTACTTCAATCCTCCGGGGGGCTACACCTTCGTGGTCTTCTCGGTGATCTACATGTCCCTGCTATCTTTCTTGCCTGTGCACCCTGTGATGTTGCTGGTGCTGTTCACCTTCGGCTTCCTGTTTGCTGTGCCTGCCTATGTGTTCGTTCTGCCCGGGCTGACTTTAGGTGCCGAGCTTGGGGTCTTTATTTTCATCTATACCTTCGTCGCCTTCTATCTGTTCAAGGGGCCTGTCACCATATTTTTCCTTATGGGTTTGTTTGTGCTGGGTATTGATAACACCATGCATTATAACTTTGCCGTGCTCCTCAGTGTAATGATGATGTTTTATCTGGTGGTCTTGATGATCATCTTATCCTATTACTTTCCCTTCTCATCGCGCCCGGAACATCTGTTTCTGGTGATGAGAGAGCGCTTCTTCAGACATGCCGCCGGGGTGATCCTTTGCCATCAAACGCTTAAACCTAACGGCTTACAGCGGCTCAAGACCGATTGGCACCAGATGACCATGAACGTCACTGTGAAGAAATTAACCCTATGGTCGGCAAAAATTAACAATAAGCAGTTTCAGCAAACAACGCCACAAGCTCTCGCGGCCTTCTGTGCTGCCTGTGAAATGCTCAATAATCATCTGAATATCTTTGTCTCTTCCCAAAGTAAGTTTGCAACCAATGAACTGGTGTTACAGGGGCGGCATTCTTTCAAGGATAAGGTGCTGCTGCCCATGACCAAGTCTTTGGCGGGGGGATATAAGCAGGAGGCATCAGACAAGGTGTTTTTGGGCTATGAGTTGGATTATGAAGCCACAGAGTTGCAGTTGGAAGATTATCTTAATGGTCTCGACCTGTCGCTCTATTCGGCGACGGACATCTCAGGCTTCTATATCTTCCTCAATTTGAAGAAGAATGTGTTCGATGCCATCAGTCAGTGTCAACGGACGTATGAGGATATCAGTTGGAACAATTTACGACAGAAGCGATTTTAG
- a CDS encoding TolC family protein produces MLNKYVKTCLVMMPLLGLSACTTLGPDFQPLEAKKLPDSWKNSASDSDSKSDSKSDSESELEQTMQASAQWWKQFNDPTLNLLVERSNTQNLDIEAAGLRILQARMILGISDSLNYPQVQVASGSLAKVYRNESSLNSAALSFDAGWEMDIWGKYARGVEASEATLYASIASYNDIAVTITSEVARNYINFRTFQERVLLSRRNIQIQQRVVHITQVQYDSGNVTELDVQQAKSQLYTTKAALPSLKLGMMQARNALAVLLGVMPGEIVPMLESEQLKAKVDAYNIEYGRADTKRTMTDENTESIVPTPPMLDASIDASLVMRRPDLQVAELLAHAQSAKIGSAEAALYPSFSLFGSIGINSNTPAVAVSVLAIR; encoded by the coding sequence ATGTTAAATAAGTACGTCAAAACCTGTCTGGTGATGATGCCATTGCTTGGGCTCTCGGCGTGTACCACTCTGGGACCAGACTTTCAGCCTCTTGAGGCGAAGAAGTTACCCGACAGTTGGAAAAATTCTGCCTCAGACTCTGATTCTAAGAGTGATTCTAAGAGTGATTCTGAGAGTGAGCTTGAACAGACAATGCAAGCATCTGCTCAGTGGTGGAAGCAGTTTAATGATCCGACCCTAAATCTTCTGGTGGAGCGATCCAATACCCAAAATCTGGATATCGAGGCCGCGGGCCTACGTATCTTGCAGGCGAGAATGATCTTGGGGATCAGTGATTCACTCAACTATCCACAGGTGCAGGTGGCATCGGGTAGCTTGGCGAAAGTGTATCGCAACGAGAGCTCGCTCAATAGCGCGGCTCTGTCATTCGATGCAGGGTGGGAGATGGACATCTGGGGCAAATATGCTCGGGGCGTCGAGGCCTCTGAAGCGACGCTCTATGCCAGCATCGCCTCATACAATGATATTGCCGTGACCATCACATCGGAAGTGGCACGTAATTATATTAACTTCAGAACCTTTCAGGAGAGAGTGCTGCTCTCCAGGAGAAACATTCAGATCCAGCAGCGTGTGGTACATATCACTCAGGTGCAGTATGACTCGGGCAATGTCACCGAGCTCGATGTGCAGCAGGCCAAGAGTCAGCTTTACACCACTAAGGCGGCGCTGCCTTCACTTAAATTGGGCATGATGCAGGCGAGAAATGCTCTCGCCGTGTTACTCGGTGTTATGCCTGGTGAGATAGTGCCCATGCTGGAGTCGGAGCAGCTCAAGGCTAAGGTCGATGCCTACAATATCGAGTATGGCAGGGCAGATACCAAGCGCACCATGACTGATGAAAATACCGAATCTATCGTGCCTACGCCGCCCATGCTCGATGCCAGTATCGATGCTTCCCTGGTGATGAGACGTCCTGATCTTCAGGTCGCCGAGTTACTGGCCCATGCCCAGAGTGCCAAGATAGGCTCGGCCGAGGCGGCCCTCTATCCCAGCTTTTCCCTGTTCGGCTCAATAGGGATCAACAGCAATACCCCAGCGGTAGCAGTTTCAGTTTTAGCGATTCGCTGA
- a CDS encoding TolC family protein: MTLSAGPSFSWNIFQYGRIKNNVRLEDARLQEALTNYNKKVLLAVQEVSGALESYSLYREQKALRMSSVNASVRAFNISMTQYENGQIGFERLLNSVEKMTRSEDSYAQIKGNVANQVVALYKSLGGGWQINNGKAFISDATRELMRQRTDWGDVLDEPQLLPVLGNKPAVADIQQTSAQLSIKGGNE, from the coding sequence CTGACGCTCTCCGCCGGCCCCTCATTTTCTTGGAATATTTTCCAATATGGCCGGATTAAGAACAATGTCCGCCTGGAGGATGCCCGCTTGCAAGAGGCGCTCACCAACTACAACAAAAAGGTGTTGTTGGCGGTACAAGAGGTGAGTGGCGCTCTGGAATCCTATTCCCTGTATCGGGAGCAGAAGGCGCTGAGAATGAGTTCGGTTAATGCCTCGGTTCGGGCGTTTAATATCTCCATGACCCAGTATGAGAATGGCCAGATAGGCTTCGAGCGACTCCTGAACTCGGTAGAAAAGATGACCCGTAGCGAAGACAGTTATGCCCAGATCAAGGGCAATGTGGCCAATCAAGTTGTGGCGCTCTATAAATCCCTAGGCGGTGGCTGGCAGATAAATAATGGCAAGGCTTTTATCAGCGATGCAACTAGAGAGCTGATGAGGCAGAGAACCGATTGGGGAGATGTTTTAGATGAACCTCAATTATTACCTGTGCTGGGAAACAAACCGGCGGTTGCGGATATTCAACAGACTAGCGCTCAGCTTTCGATTAAAGGAGGGAATGAGTGA
- a CDS encoding DUF1656 domain-containing protein, translated as MDLPHELAAGDVYFSPLLLVLVVATIASWITVALLNKTRLSRFIAFPSMTFMAITLFYVIGIDSFFLRF; from the coding sequence ATGGATCTCCCCCATGAACTCGCTGCGGGAGATGTTTATTTCTCGCCCCTGTTACTGGTACTGGTGGTGGCGACAATCGCCAGCTGGATAACGGTAGCCCTGTTAAATAAGACGAGGTTGTCGCGTTTCATTGCGTTTCCCTCGATGACCTTTATGGCGATAACCTTGTTCTACGTTATCGGCATAGATAGTTTCTTTTTACGCTTCTAA